The Amblyomma americanum isolate KBUSLIRL-KWMA chromosome 5, ASM5285725v1, whole genome shotgun sequence genome window below encodes:
- the LOC144132343 gene encoding uncharacterized protein LOC144132343: protein MRRTLRRPAGLRRCALARSSRLSSGDRPASASERASSSTNMVPSRADVAASASSSTGMAQARLQARKPRKCFSAQDDICLLREVAATRPFVDELKWVSVLASVNRAVGRELTLRGIKDRVDLLIGYWRRQDAKNLKKSGTEEQYTDKEQILQDLSDYARAVQYEPRIAPRSAGCAVRWKKPGTAHDASRTSRAAQERRGASQLEEELAGDCS from the exons atgcgcagaacgctcaggCGGCCAGCGGGTTTACGACGCTGCGCGCTCGCCCGCTCATCTCGTCTTTCCAGCGGAGATCGCCCAGCGAGTGCGAGCGAGCGAGCGTCGTCGAGCACTAACATGGTGCCCTCCCGTGCGGACGTTGCTGCGTCGGCTTCATCGAGCACGGGCATGGCGCAAGCACGCCTGCAAGCAAGGAAGCCACGCAAATGTTTCAGCGCGCAAGACGACATTTGCCTTCTGCGGGAAGTGGCCGCGACAAGGCCATTCGTGGACGAGCTCAAGTGGGTGAGCGTCCTCGCGAGCGTTAACCGGGCGGTAGGCCGAGAGTTAACGCTTCGCGGGATAAAAGATCGCGTAGATCTTCTCATCGGCTACTGGAGGCGGCAAGACGCAAAGAATCTCAAAAA ATCGGGGACCGAAGAGCAGTACACTGATAAGGAGCAAATTCTTCAGGACCTCTCCGACTACGCGCGGGCTGTGCAGTACGAGCCAAGGATTGCCCCAAGGAGTGCAGGCTGCGCAGTGCGTTGGAAGAAGCCAGGAACGGCTCATGACGCCTCAAGGACGAGTAGGGCAGCTCAGGAACGACGAGGTGCGAGCCAGTTAGAGGAAGAACTTGCTGGCGACTGCTCCTAA